Part of the Polaribacter sp. Hel1_33_78 genome is shown below.
AATGCTTGGGCTTTTAACAATTCTAGATTGTCCTTCTTTGCATGCATGCCTAAAATAATAACATCTAACTCTGATGAAATCTTCTCTGGAAACCATCCAAATTCTTTAGGAAGTAAACCGTATTTCTCTAATCTAGATTTTGATGGATTATGAATTGCGTCATCACTTCCAGAAACTTGGTATCCTTTTTGGTGTAAAGCAATTGCTAAATTGTGCATTGCACTTCCTCCAATAGCAATAAAATGAATGTTCATATAAAAGAATTATAAAAAGTAAAAATACAAAAGCTTTCTGCAATATTAATTATCTTTAGAACGAAACTCGATTAAAAACTAGGTTTAAGAACTCAAAAGATCTATTTACTAAATATAGCCCGTTTTACAAACGGATGAAAGCGCATTTTGGTAATACAAATCTATTAATTATGAAAAAAATTACAGCAACTTTATTAATGATTATCTTCTTTACTTTAATCATGAATGCACAAAATGATTTTAAAGACCTTTGGCTGAAAGTTGAGCAATTTGAGGCAGATGGTTTACCAAAATCCGCATTACAAATTGTGCAAGAAATCTCTATAAAATCAGATAAAGAAAATAATAATCCCCAAATTATAAAATCACTTTTTTATAAAAGTAAATTTTCTTTAAAACTAGAGGAAGATGCTAAGCTAAGAGTTATAAACAACTTTAAAAAACAAATTTCTATAAGTAAATTCCCAACAAAAAATATTTTACAGAATATTTTAGCAAATCTATATTGGCAATACTTTAAAGAGAATTTATACAAATTCTACAATAGAACAAAAGTCGAATACAAGATTGACTCAGCTGATTTTAGAACTTGGGATATAAATACCTTATTTAAAGAAATTCACACTTATTTTGATACTTCTTTGATGCACCCGGAACAACTTCAGCATATTAAAATTGAAGAATTTGCTGATATTTTACAAATCAATAAAGAATCTAGCATTTATAGACCAACACTCTATGATTTTTTAGCGAATAATGCTTTACAATTTTATAAATCTTCAGAAAATTCAATTACAAAACCGTCTTATAAATTTGTGATAAATAATGCTTCATTTTTAAAGGACGCACATACTTATTCTAAATTAAACATAACTTCAAAAGATAGTCTCTCTTTGCAATTAAACGCACTTAAACTATATCAAAACCTTATTGATTTTCACCTCAAAGAAAATAATAAAAATGCACTTTCAGAAATTGATATCCAAAGATTAAACTTTGTATTCAAACATTCAAATTTCAATGAAAAAGAACCCATCCTACTAAATACTTTACAAACTTCTAAGAAAGAAATTACAAACCATAGCGCTAGTGGTTTATATGCTTTTGAAATTGCGAATTTGTTCAAAAAACAAGCGAACTTAAATACATCTGAAACCAAAAAAACTAGATTTAAAAACGAAAAAGCAATTGTTATTTGTAATGAAGTAATCAATAAGTATCCAAGCAGTTTCGGAGCTAAAAAGTGTCGTATTTTAAAATCTCAAATTGAAGAAAAAACGCTTTTTATAAAAGCTGAAGCATATATACCCATCGGAAAAAATTCGAGAGTATTAATTACTTATAAAAATCTTGATACATTATTTTTTTCGAGCTATAAAATCAATCTAAAACAACAATTAACATTTAATAAATTGTACAAATTAGAAGAGAAAAAAGCTTTTCTAAATAAGCTTGAAAAAAGTAAAACTTGGCAACATCAATTAAGAAATGACCACGATTATTTACAACACACAACAGAAGTAATTGTTCCAAAATTTGACAATGGAATTTATTTAATTCTTGCTTCAGATACTCAAGATTTAAAAAAGAATTCTATGTTTGGGGTCTCTTATATTCAAGCAACTAATTTAAGTTTAGTCGAAAATACTTTTGAAGGAAAGTATAATTATCAAATTGTACACAGAAATACAGGAGAACCCATAAAAAATGCAAACATACATCTTAAAAGTGCCTATAAACAAAAAGGTGTATCAATAGATAAAAAATTAATTACAGACAAAAACGGGTTTGCTTATTTTAAAAGTAAAGATTATTACAGAGATGTTTTAATTTCAGTAACAACGAAGGATGATAGTGCCCATTTCGAAAATCATAATTTATACAATCAAAGTAATCAGAAGAAGCATCATACCGAGGAAATTACATTGGTTAAATCTTTTATTTTTACCGATAGAAGCATTTATAGACCTGGGCAAACGATCTATTTTAAAGCAATTGTAATTAAAAAACAAGGTAACAAATCTGAAGTTTTTAAAAATGAATATGTTGAAGTTATTTTAAAAGATGTAAATAATCAAGAAGTCAAAAAAATAGATTTAAAGCTGAACGAATTTGGATCTGTTGCTGGTGAATTTATAATTCCAAATAATGGCTTAACGGGTGAATACTCAATAACCTCAAAACTACAAAATACAAATTCTGAGGAATTAGGCTTTACCTTTGATAAGTATTTCTTTTCTGTCGAAGAATACAAAAGGCCAAAATTTGAAACTAAATTTAATCCTACAGAAAAAAGTTTTAAAATCAACGATATTATTACGATTAAAGGTTTTGCAAAAACTTTTTCAGGTGCTAATATTACAGATGCAAAAGTGGTATATAGGGTTTATAGAAAAGCACAATATCCAAACTGGTATTCTTGGTACAGACCAAATCCTATAAGTGAAACTCAAGAAATTACAAACGGAGAAAGTAGCACAGATACATCAGGAAATTTTGAAATAAAATTTAAAGCCATTCCTGATGAAAATGTTTTAAAAGAAAATCTCCCCGTTTTTAATTACGAAATCACAGCGAATGTTACAGATATTAATGGAGAGACTAGAAGTGCATCAACTATTGTAAAAGTCGGGTATCACACTTTAATCGCAACTATTTATACACAAGATAAGATTGATAAAAACAAAAAAGAGACCGCTTTAAAAATTGATACTAAAAACTTAAATGATGAGTTTGTAACAGCCAAAGGAAGTATCAAAATTTATAAATTAAAATCACCTAAAAACCCTCTTAGAAAAAGACCTTGGCCTACTCCTGATTATCAAGATATTTCAGAAAATACCTTCAGAACTTTATTTCCACATGACGCCTATACAGATAATGAAAGTGATGAAAATAAATGGAAAAAAGTAGAGCTAGTTTTCAGTATAAACTTTGACACATCAATCTCTAAAGAAATTATTCTAAAAAATACTAAAAACTGGATTTCCGGAAAATACATGGTTGTTTTAAATAGCAAAGATAAGTTTGGCCAAGAAGTAAAAGATGAAAAAAGGTTTACCCTCTTCTCATCAAAAGAGAAAAAAATTCCAGATAACAAATTGTTTTTTATCAATACAAATAAAACGTTTTATGAGATTGGAGATGAAGTAGAATTACAAATTGGTTCTGCTTCAAAAAACATGAGTGTTTTTGTTCAAATTGAGAAAGATCATAAAATTGTAGATACACAAATCATCAAACTAAACAATTGTACAACAACAATTAAAGTTTCTGTGCATAAAGAAGATATTGGCGGATTTGCAATTAAATATCACTTTGTAAATTATAATTATTTTGAAAGTGGAAACGTACTAATTAGTGTTCCTGAAAAACAGGAAAGCATCGAAATTGAAACCAACATTTTTAGAGACAAATTACAACCAGGACAAAAAGAAACTTGGAGTTTTACCGTTAAAAACGACAAAAATGATGCACTTACAGCAGAAGTTTTAGCTTCTATGTACGATGCTTCTTTAGATGAATTTAAAGCGCATAATTGGAAATTCAACCCAATAACTCCCAAAACTAATTATTACTCCTACAATGTTTCTAAAGCAAATACTAGTTTTAAAAACACTCGTTTTAATATCCAAAATAATCAAAGAAAGTATTTTGGACTTCCATCAATCGCAAACGAAAACTATAAATGGTTTGGTTTTAGATTTGCACGAAATAGGAATTTTATGATGAAAAGAATGTCTGGTATTTCCGAAAAAGGAAAAACGGATGAAATTGAAATGGCAGATGGACTAGAGGTTGAAGAACTTGAAGAAATAGCTTTCATGAAAATTGAAGATAATACCAAAGAAAAAATTTCTTTAAAAAAGATACAAATACGAAAGAATTTTAAAGAAACTGCTTTCTTTTTCCCTCAATTAAAAACCGATAAAAATGGAAAAGTAAGTTTTTATTTTGTGATGCCAGAGGCGTTAACAAGATGGAAATTACAATTATTAGCGCATACAACTGATTTAAAATCGTCATCAAAAACATTGCAAACAATCACTCAAAAAGAATTAATGGTGGTTCCCAATGTACCAAGATTCTTGCGTGAAAAAGATACAATTACATTGAGTGCTAAAATCACCAATTTAACCAACAATCAATTAAGTGGTATAGCGAAGCTCCTATTAACAGATGCTATTTCTGGGAAAAAAATAGATATGGAATTTCAAAATACAAATTCCACCAAAAGTTTTATTGTTGATAAAGATGGAAACACAAATGTTTCTTGGCAAATCTCAATTCCTGAAACTGTACAAGCAGTTCAATATAAAATTGTTGCAAATTCGGGTGCTTTTTCCGATGGCGAGCAAAATGTATTGCCCATTTTAACAAACAAAATGTTGGTTACAGAAACACTTCCTATTTGGGTTCGCTCAAATCAAACTAAAACATTTACCCTCGATAAGTTGAAAAAAAATACTTCATCAACTTTAAAGAATCATAAGTTGACCTTAGAAATGTCCTCAAATCCTGTTTGGTATGCAGTTCAATCTTTACCCTATTTAATGGAATATCCTTATGCATGCTCAGAACAAATGTTTTCTAAGTATTATGCAAATACGCTAGCGAGTTTTGTAGCAAATTCCAATCCTAAAATTCAAGCAGTTTTTGATGCTTGGAAAACTTCTGACGCTTTACTATCTAACTTAGAAAAAAATGAGGAATTAAAATCAATCATCATTCAAGAAACCCCTTGGGTAAGAGATGCAGCATCAGAAACTGAACAGAAGAAACGAATTGCGATGTTATTCGATCTATCAAAAATGAAAAATGAGCAAGAAAGAACAATTCATAAATTGCAAGATATTCAGATGGATTCTGGCGGGTTTCCTTGGTTTAAAGGCGGACGATATGAAAGTAAGTTTATCACGCAACATATTGTTACAGGTTTTAGCCATTTACAAAAGTTAGGAATTACTGATTTTAACAAAACAACTAAAAACATCATTGAAAAAGCTCTTGAGTATTTAAACAGCGAATTTTTAGCGGTATATACACAACTATTAAAAAGAGCCTCAGAAATTAAAGAAAGTTCAAAAACAAAAAAGAAAGGAGAAATCGCTTACAAAGAGTTTTTATCAAAAAATAATTTAAATTATTTTTTAATTCAATATTTGTACATGCGAAGTTTTTATGCGAATATTTCATTGGATGATAAAACTCAAGCGGCAGTTGATTATTATCAGAATCAAACTACAAAATATTGGAATGAATTTAATTTATACGCCAAAGGTCAAATCGCGTTGTCACTTTTTAGAAATGAACAAAAAGCAGTTGCTCATAAAATTGTAAAATCATTAAAAGAAAATTCTATCACTTCAGATGAATTAGGAATGTACTGGAAAGAAAATACTGCTGGATTTCTCTACTATCAAGCTCCTGTGGAAACGCAAGCTTTGATGATTGAAACTTTTTCTGAAATCGAGAATGATAAAAAAACCATAGATAATCTAAAAATTTGGTTGTTAAAAAATAAGCAAACCAACAACTGGAAAACCACCAAAGCAACTACGGAAGCTATATATGCCATCTTATTGAACGGCAATGATTGGTTTTCCATTACAGAAATGGTAGATATTAAAGTCGGTAATCAGAAAATAAATACTGCAGAAATGCCAGCTGTAAAACTAGAAGCTGGAACAGGTTACTTTAAAACTTCTTGGAATGGAGATCAAATTAAACCCGATATGGCCGAAGTCACCATCAATAAAAAAGGAACCGGAGTTACTTGGGGAGGTTTGTATTGGCAGTACTTTGAAGATTTAGACAAAATTACCTCTGCAAAAACTCCTTTAAAAATCAATAAAAAATTATTCCTAAAAGTAAATTCTGATGCTGGCAAAGAATTAAAAGAAATCGATAAAAATACGAAGTTGAAAGTAGGTGATTTGATTACTGTCCGAATTGAATTAAGAAGTGATAGAAATATGGAATTTATACATATGAAAGATATGAGAGCTTCTGGTGTTGAACCAATACATGTGTTATCAAAATACAAATGGCAAGACAATTTAGGCTATTATCAAAGCACAAAAGATGCTACAACTAATTTCTTTTTTGATCAATTACCAAAAGGTATTTATGTTTTTGAGTATGATGTAAGCGTAAACAATACTGGCGATTTCAGTAACGGAATTACAACTATACAAAGCATGTATGCGCCAGAATTTAGCAGTCATTCTGAAGGTGTTAGAATTAAAGTATTTAATAATTAGAAAAATATTTTAACAAAACTATAAACGTATTGGTTTCTTTTAGAAAAGCTAATTTTTAAATTTGCATTGATTTTAACTTAAAAAATAAATTATGAAAAAAATATTATTAGGATTTGGCTTTATTTTGGCTACAACATTTTCATCAAACGCTCAAGAAATTTTAGACAATGCAATTGGTTTAAGATTTAGTGGCGGAAATGGTTTGGGTGCTGATATTTCTTATCAAAAGAAACTAGATAACTCTAATCGTTTAGAAGTGAACTTAGGTTTAAGAGACGAATTCAGTAGTTTTAAAGGTACAGGTTTGTATCAATGGGTTTGGAATTTAGAAGATAAATTTAACTGGTATGCAGGTTTTGGTGCAGGTTTTGATTCTGGATATTCTTCTTTATTTGGTGCTGGAATAGTTGGAATTGAATATAATTTTGATGCCCCTATTTTAATTTCTTTAGATTATAGACCAGAAGTTGGTATTACAGGAAATTATGATGGTTTAAATTCTTCTTTAGCATTAGCTATTAGATATCAGTTTTAGGAAATTGTATTCTAGAAAAAGAAAGTCCTCAACATTAATTTGTTGAGGACCTTCATTTTTAATATTTGTTTTAAAGCTTATTTTTTCTCGTTTAAAACTACTCTTGTAGGAGTATCTTTTCCGTTAATAATACTTTCCGTTCCTTTTGCAACCGCCTGAATCGTTTGTGTAATCACGGTCATATTTAAAGTTTCTGCTTCATCAGAAGCTTTATGATAATCTTTATCTACATCAATAGGAGTTGTAGAAAAAGTATGAGAAGGCACTCCGAGACGAGCTAAAGAGGCATTGTCTGATCTAAAAAATAAATTAAAATTTTTATAGGGATCAGGAAATAATTGGTAACCTGTTCCTTTTAAATTCCTTTGAATAATCTTACCAAAATCTGAACGTTCAAAACCTGTTAACCACGCCGTATTTGGCCCAAAACTTGGCACTTTCCCAATCATTTCTAAATTAATTCCTGCTACAAATTTGTTAGCATCAATACCTTTCCCGAAATGAGTAGAACCAATTAAACCCATTTCTTCAGCAGTAAAAGCAACAAAAACAATCGTTCTTTCGTTCCCAACTTTCTTAAAATATTCAGCCAATGCTAAAACTCCTGTAACTCCAGAAGCATCATCATTCGCACCATTGTAAATTTTATCTTCTCCTTTTCCTTTCACTCCTAAATGATCATAATGTGCAGAAACAATTACATATTCATCTTTTTTACTTTTGCCTTCTAAAACTCCTATAATATTGGCACTCGTAATTTCTTCTTTACTACTTCTAGGTTTAAAGTTGAAGGTTTGTCTATAGGTTTCTAAACTTTCAAAAGTGGTTAAACCAATTCTCTTAAACTCATTTTCTATATATTTTGCAGCTTTTTCAATACCTGCGGTTCCTGCTTTCCTACCTTCCATATCGTCAGAAGCAAGAGTATATAAATGTTTTTTAACCGTTACTGAATCTATAAAAAATACACTTTCAATTATTTTAGTGTTTACAGAATTTACAATTTGTTCACTGACATTTTTTGAACTGTTACAAGAAATTATAAATGCTAATGCCACTAAAGCGATCGATATTTTTTTCATTTTATTTTCATTTTAAAAATATAAATATAATCAATATAATAGAAAACAATCTTCAAAACACTATTTAGAAAACAACATACCCATCTTCCCGCTCTTAGTTCAGAATCTTAAAACCTATCGCATTATAACACCTAATTTTTATGTATTTTTGTGCAAAATTTTTACAAATGATTTTATCTCAAATTCCAAATATAAAACACACAAACGCTAATAACTTTTTTCTTTTAGCAGGACCCTGCGCAATTGAAGGTGAAGAAATGGCCTTAAGAATTGCTGAAAAAGTAATTACGATTACTGATAAATTAGCCATCCCTTTTATTTTTAAAGGAAGTTTTAAAAAAGCAAACAGAAGCAGAATTGATAGTTTTACAGGAATTGGAGACGAAAAAGCATTAAAAATTTTACGCAAAGTTTCAGAAACTTTTAATGTACCAACGGTAACAGATATTCATGAAGTTTCTGATGCTATTAGAGCAGCGGAATATATAGATGTTTTGCAGATTCCTGCTTTTCTAGTGCGTCAAACGGATTTAGTCGTTGCAGCAGCAAAAACTGGAAAAGTTGTCAATCTAAAGAAAGGACAGTTTATGAGTCCAGGTGCAATGAAACATGCTGTGCAAAAAGTAAAGGATGCGGGTTCTAATAAAGCGTGGATTACAGACAGGGGGACTATGTTTGGCTACCAAGATATGATTGTTGATTTTAGAGGAATTCCTGAAATGCGTGAATTTGCTCCAACAATTTTAGATGTTACACATTCATTGCAACAACCAAATCAAACTGCTGGGGTTACTGGAGGAAGACCAGAAATGATCGAAACGATTGCCAGAGCGGGAATTGTAAATAATGTTGACGGGTTATTTATAGAAACTCATTTCGATCCTGCAAATGCAAAAAGTGATGGTGCAAATATGCTGCATTTAGACAATTTAGAAGGTCTTTTAACTAATTTAGTCGCTATTAGAAAAACGATTAATAATTTATAAATATCGTTTTGTTTATAGAGAAAATAGCATCTATATTTCAG
Proteins encoded:
- a CDS encoding alpha-2-macroglobulin, with the protein product MKKITATLLMIIFFTLIMNAQNDFKDLWLKVEQFEADGLPKSALQIVQEISIKSDKENNNPQIIKSLFYKSKFSLKLEEDAKLRVINNFKKQISISKFPTKNILQNILANLYWQYFKENLYKFYNRTKVEYKIDSADFRTWDINTLFKEIHTYFDTSLMHPEQLQHIKIEEFADILQINKESSIYRPTLYDFLANNALQFYKSSENSITKPSYKFVINNASFLKDAHTYSKLNITSKDSLSLQLNALKLYQNLIDFHLKENNKNALSEIDIQRLNFVFKHSNFNEKEPILLNTLQTSKKEITNHSASGLYAFEIANLFKKQANLNTSETKKTRFKNEKAIVICNEVINKYPSSFGAKKCRILKSQIEEKTLFIKAEAYIPIGKNSRVLITYKNLDTLFFSSYKINLKQQLTFNKLYKLEEKKAFLNKLEKSKTWQHQLRNDHDYLQHTTEVIVPKFDNGIYLILASDTQDLKKNSMFGVSYIQATNLSLVENTFEGKYNYQIVHRNTGEPIKNANIHLKSAYKQKGVSIDKKLITDKNGFAYFKSKDYYRDVLISVTTKDDSAHFENHNLYNQSNQKKHHTEEITLVKSFIFTDRSIYRPGQTIYFKAIVIKKQGNKSEVFKNEYVEVILKDVNNQEVKKIDLKLNEFGSVAGEFIIPNNGLTGEYSITSKLQNTNSEELGFTFDKYFFSVEEYKRPKFETKFNPTEKSFKINDIITIKGFAKTFSGANITDAKVVYRVYRKAQYPNWYSWYRPNPISETQEITNGESSTDTSGNFEIKFKAIPDENVLKENLPVFNYEITANVTDINGETRSASTIVKVGYHTLIATIYTQDKIDKNKKETALKIDTKNLNDEFVTAKGSIKIYKLKSPKNPLRKRPWPTPDYQDISENTFRTLFPHDAYTDNESDENKWKKVELVFSINFDTSISKEIILKNTKNWISGKYMVVLNSKDKFGQEVKDEKRFTLFSSKEKKIPDNKLFFINTNKTFYEIGDEVELQIGSASKNMSVFVQIEKDHKIVDTQIIKLNNCTTTIKVSVHKEDIGGFAIKYHFVNYNYFESGNVLISVPEKQESIEIETNIFRDKLQPGQKETWSFTVKNDKNDALTAEVLASMYDASLDEFKAHNWKFNPITPKTNYYSYNVSKANTSFKNTRFNIQNNQRKYFGLPSIANENYKWFGFRFARNRNFMMKRMSGISEKGKTDEIEMADGLEVEELEEIAFMKIEDNTKEKISLKKIQIRKNFKETAFFFPQLKTDKNGKVSFYFVMPEALTRWKLQLLAHTTDLKSSSKTLQTITQKELMVVPNVPRFLREKDTITLSAKITNLTNNQLSGIAKLLLTDAISGKKIDMEFQNTNSTKSFIVDKDGNTNVSWQISIPETVQAVQYKIVANSGAFSDGEQNVLPILTNKMLVTETLPIWVRSNQTKTFTLDKLKKNTSSTLKNHKLTLEMSSNPVWYAVQSLPYLMEYPYACSEQMFSKYYANTLASFVANSNPKIQAVFDAWKTSDALLSNLEKNEELKSIIIQETPWVRDAASETEQKKRIAMLFDLSKMKNEQERTIHKLQDIQMDSGGFPWFKGGRYESKFITQHIVTGFSHLQKLGITDFNKTTKNIIEKALEYLNSEFLAVYTQLLKRASEIKESSKTKKKGEIAYKEFLSKNNLNYFLIQYLYMRSFYANISLDDKTQAAVDYYQNQTTKYWNEFNLYAKGQIALSLFRNEQKAVAHKIVKSLKENSITSDELGMYWKENTAGFLYYQAPVETQALMIETFSEIENDKKTIDNLKIWLLKNKQTNNWKTTKATTEAIYAILLNGNDWFSITEMVDIKVGNQKINTAEMPAVKLEAGTGYFKTSWNGDQIKPDMAEVTINKKGTGVTWGGLYWQYFEDLDKITSAKTPLKINKKLFLKVNSDAGKELKEIDKNTKLKVGDLITVRIELRSDRNMEFIHMKDMRASGVEPIHVLSKYKWQDNLGYYQSTKDATTNFFFDQLPKGIYVFEYDVSVNNTGDFSNGITTIQSMYAPEFSSHSEGVRIKVFNN
- a CDS encoding M28 family peptidase; the protein is MKKISIALVALAFIISCNSSKNVSEQIVNSVNTKIIESVFFIDSVTVKKHLYTLASDDMEGRKAGTAGIEKAAKYIENEFKRIGLTTFESLETYRQTFNFKPRSSKEEITSANIIGVLEGKSKKDEYVIVSAHYDHLGVKGKGEDKIYNGANDDASGVTGVLALAEYFKKVGNERTIVFVAFTAEEMGLIGSTHFGKGIDANKFVAGINLEMIGKVPSFGPNTAWLTGFERSDFGKIIQRNLKGTGYQLFPDPYKNFNLFFRSDNASLARLGVPSHTFSTTPIDVDKDYHKASDEAETLNMTVITQTIQAVAKGTESIINGKDTPTRVVLNEKK
- the kdsA gene encoding 3-deoxy-8-phosphooctulonate synthase, which encodes MILSQIPNIKHTNANNFFLLAGPCAIEGEEMALRIAEKVITITDKLAIPFIFKGSFKKANRSRIDSFTGIGDEKALKILRKVSETFNVPTVTDIHEVSDAIRAAEYIDVLQIPAFLVRQTDLVVAAAKTGKVVNLKKGQFMSPGAMKHAVQKVKDAGSNKAWITDRGTMFGYQDMIVDFRGIPEMREFAPTILDVTHSLQQPNQTAGVTGGRPEMIETIARAGIVNNVDGLFIETHFDPANAKSDGANMLHLDNLEGLLTNLVAIRKTINNL